The Callithrix jacchus isolate 240 chromosome X, calJac240_pri, whole genome shotgun sequence genome contains a region encoding:
- the RBM10 gene encoding RNA-binding protein 10 isoform X3: MSGSPPLTARAEKVSVDAGRGGGESLQEESPRLADHGSSSGGGWEVKRSQRLRRGPSSPRRSYQDMEYERRGGRGDRTGRYGATDRSQDDGENRSRDHDYRDMDYRSYPREYGSQEGKHDYDDSSEEQSAEDSYEASPGSETQRRRRRRHRHSPTGPPGFPRDGDYRDQDYRTEQGEEDEEEEDEEEEEKASNIVMLRMLPQAATEDDIRGQLQSHGVQAREVRLMRNKSSGQSRGFAFVEFSHLQDATRWMEANQHSLSILGQKVSMHYSDPKPKINEDWLCNKCGVQNFKRREKCFKCGVPKSEAEQKLPLGTRLDQQTLPLGGRELSQGLLPLPQPYQAQGVLASQSLSQGSEPSSENANDTIILRNLNPHSTMDSILGALAPYAVLSSSNVRVIKDKQTQLNRGFAFIQLSTIVEAAQLLQILQALHPPLTIDGKTINVEFAKGSKRDMASNEGSRISAASVASTAIAAAQWAISQASQGGEGAWATSEEPPVDYSYYQQDECYGSSQGTESSLYAHGYLKGTKGPGITGTKGDPTGAGPEASLEPGADSLSLQAFSRAQPGAAPGIYQQSAEASSSQGTAANSQSYTIMSPAVLKSELQSPTHPSSALPPATSPTAQESYSQYPVPDVSTYQYDETSGYYYDPQTGLYYDPNSQYYYNAQSQQYLYWDGERRTYVPALEQSADGHKETGAPSKEGKEKKEKHKTKTAQQIAKDMERWARSLNKQKENFKNSFQPISSLRDDERRESATADAGYAILEKKGALAERQHTSMDLPKLASDDRPSPPRGLVAAYSGESDSEEEQERGGPEREEKLTDWQKLACLLCRRQFPSKEALIRHQQLSGLHKQNLEIHRRAHLSENELEALEKNDMEQMKYRDRAAERREKYGIPEPPEPKRRKYGGISTASVDFEQPTRDGLGSDNIGSRMLQAMGWKEGSGLGRKKQGIVTPIEAQTRVRGSGLGARGSSYGVTSTESYKETLHKTMVTRFNEAQ; this comes from the exons AGGTGGTCGTGGTGACAGGACTGGCCGCTATGGAGCCACTGACCGCTCACAGGATGATGGGGAGAACCGCAGCCGAGACCACGACTACCGGGACATGGACTACCGTTCATATCCCCGAGAGTATGGCAGCCAGGAGGGCAAGCATGACTATGACGACTCATCCGAGGAGCAGAGTGCGGAG GATTCCTACGAGGCCTCCCCGGGCTCCGAGACGCAGCgtaggcggcggcggcggcacaGGCACAGCCCCACCGGCCCGCCAGGCTTCCCCCGAGACGGCGACTATCGGGACCAGGACTATCGGACCGAGCaaggggaggaggatgaggaggaggaggatgaggaggaggaggagaaggccaGTAACATCGTCATGCTGAGGATGCTGCCACAGGCAGCCACTGAGGATGAC ATCCGTGGCCAGCTGCAGTCCCATGGCGTGCAAGCACGGGAGGTTCGGCTGATGCGGAACAAATCCTCAG GTCAGAGCCGGGGCTTCGCCTTCGTCGAGTTTAGTCACTTGCAGGACGCTACACGATGGATGGAAGCCAATCAG CACTCCCTCAGCATCCTGGGACAGAAGGTGTCCATGCACTACAGCGACCCCAAACCCAAGATCAATGAGGACTGGCTGTGCAATAAG TGTGGCGTCCAGAACTTCAAACGCCGAGAGAAGTGCTTCAAATGTGGCGTGCCCAAGTCAG AAGCAGAGCAGAAGCTGCCCCTCGGCACGAGGTTGGATCAGCAGACACTGCCACTGGGTGGCCGGGAGCTGAGCCAGGGCCTGCTTCCCCTGCCGCAGCCCTACCAGGCCCAGGGAGTCCTGGCCTCCCAATCCCTATCACAGGGCTCGGAGCCAAGCTCGGAGAACGCCAACGACA CCATCATTTTGCGCAACCTGAACCCACACAGCACCATGGATTCCATCCTCGGGGCCCTGGCACCCTATGCGGTGCTGTCTTCCTCCAATGTGCGCGTCATCAAGGACAAGCAGACCCAACTGAACCGCGGCTTCGCCTTCATCCAGCTCTCCACCATCGTG gAGGCAGCCCAGCTGCTGCAGATCCTGCAGGCCCTGCACCCACCACTCACCATCGACGGCAAGACCATCAATGTTGAGTTTGCCAAGGGTTCTAAGAG GGACATGGCCTCCAATGAAGGCAGTCGCATCAGTGCTGCCTCTGTGGCCAGCACTGCCATTGCTGCGGCCCAGTGGGCCATCTCACAG GCCTCCCAAGGTGGGGAGGGTGCCTGGGCCACCTCTGAGGAGCCGCCGGTCGACTACAGCTACTACCAACAGGACGAGTGTTATGGCAGCAGCCAGGGCACAGAGTCTTCCCTCTATGCCCATGGCTACCTTAAGGGCACCAAGGGCCCTGGCATCACTGGAACCAAAGGGGACCCCACTGGAGCAG GTCCCGAGGCCTCCCTAGAGCCTGGAGCTGACTCCCTGTCGCTACAAGCTTTTTCTCGAGCCCAGCCTGGTGCTGCCCCTGGCATCTACCAACAATCAGCCGAGGCAAGCAGCAGCCAGGGCACTGCTGCCAACAGCCAG TCGTATACCATCATGTCACCCGCCGTGCTCAAATCTGAGCTCCAGAGCCCCACTCATCCCAGCTCTGCTCTCCCACCGGCCACCAGCCCTACTGCCCAGGAATCCTACAGCCAGTACC CTGTTCCCGATGTCTCCACCTACCAGTACGATGAGACCTCTGGCTACTACTATGACCCCCAGACCGGCCTCTACTATGACCCCAACTCCCAG taTTACTATAATGCTCAGAGCCAGCAGTACCTGTACTGGGATGGGGAGAGGCGGACCTATGTTCCCGCCCTGGAGCAGTCGGCCGATGGGCATAAGGAGACAGGGGCACCCTCGAAGGAGGgcaaagagaagaaggagaagcacAAGACCAAGACAGCCCAACAG ATTGCCAAGGACATGGAACGGTGGGCACGCagtctcaacaaacaaaaagaaaacttcaaaaatagCTTCCAGCCTATCAGCTCCCTGCGAGATGACGAGAGGCGGGAGTCAGCCACTGCAGATGCCGGCTATGCCATCCTGGAGAAGAAG GGTGCACTAGCCGAGAGACAGCACACCAGCATGGATCTCCCGAAATTGGCCAGCGACGACCGCCCA AGCCCTCCGAGGGGGCTGGTGGCAGCCTACAGCGGGGAGAGTGACAGCGAGGAAGAGCAGGAGCGCGGGGGCCCTGAGCGGGAAGAGAAGCTCACTGACTGGCAGAAGCTGGCCTGTCTGCTTTGCCGACGCCAGTTCCCCAGCAAAGAGGCACTCATCCGGCACCAGCAGCTCTCGGGGCTCCATAAG CAAAACCTTGAGATTCACCGGCGAGCCCACTTGTCAGAAAATGAGCTAGAAGCACTAGAGAAGAATGACATGGAG CAAATGAAGTACCGGGACCGTGCAGCTGAACGCAGAGAGAAGTATGGCATCCCCGAGCCACCAGAGCCCAAGAGGAGAAAGTACGGTGGCATATCCACAGCTTCCGT AGACTTCGAGCAGCCTACTCGGGACGGGCTGGGCAGTGACAACATTGGCAGTCGCATGCTCCAGGCCATGGGCTGGAAAGAGGGCAGTGGCCTGGGCCGCAAGAAGCAGGGCATTGTAACGCCCATCGAG GCCCAAACACGGGTGCGGGGCTCTGGCCTGGGTGCCCGGGGCAGCTCCTACGGGGTCACCTCAACCGAGTCCTACAAGGAGACGCTGCACAAGACAATGGTGACCCGCTTCAACGAGGCCCAGTGA
- the RBM10 gene encoding RNA-binding protein 10 isoform X9, with protein sequence MEYERRGGRGDRTGRYGATDRSQDDGENRSRDHDYRDMDYRSYPREYGSQEGKHDYDDSSEEQSAEDSYEASPGSETQRRRRRRHRHSPTGPPGFPRDGDYRDQDYRTEQGEEDEEEEDEEEEEKASNIVMLRMLPQAATEDDIRGQLQSHGVQAREVRLMRNKSSGQSRGFAFVEFSHLQDATRWMEANQHSLSILGQKVSMHYSDPKPKINEDWLCNKCGVQNFKRREKCFKCGVPKSEAEQKLPLGTRLDQQTLPLGGRELSQGLLPLPQPYQAQGVLASQSLSQGSEPSSENANDTIILRNLNPHSTMDSILGALAPYAVLSSSNVRVIKDKQTQLNRGFAFIQLSTIVEAAQLLQILQALHPPLTIDGKTINVEFAKGSKRDMASNEGSRISAASVASTAIAAAQWAISQASQGGEGAWATSEEPPVDYSYYQQDECYGSSQGTESSLYAHGYLKGTKGPGITGTKGDPTGAGPEASLEPGADSLSLQAFSRAQPGAAPGIYQQSAEASSSQGTAANSQSYTIMSPAVLKSELQSPTHPSSALPPATSPTAQESYSQYPVPDVSTYQYDETSGYYYDPQTGLYYDPNSQYYYNAQSQQYLYWDGERRTYVPALEQSADGHKETGAPSKEGKEKKEKHKTKTAQQIAKDMERWARSLNKQKENFKNSFQPISSLRDDERRESATADAGYAILEKKGALAERQHTSMDLPKLASDDRPSPPRGLVAAYSGESDSEEEQERGGPEREEKLTDWQKLACLLCRRQFPSKEALIRHQQLSGLHKQNLEIHRRAHLSENELEALEKNDMEQMKYRDRAAERREKYGIPEPPEPKRRKYGGISTASVDFEQPTRDGLGSDNIGSRMLQAMGWKEGSGLGRKKQGIVTPIEAQTRVRGSGLGARGSSYGVTSTESYKETLHKTMVTRFNEAQ encoded by the exons AGGTGGTCGTGGTGACAGGACTGGCCGCTATGGAGCCACTGACCGCTCACAGGATGATGGGGAGAACCGCAGCCGAGACCACGACTACCGGGACATGGACTACCGTTCATATCCCCGAGAGTATGGCAGCCAGGAGGGCAAGCATGACTATGACGACTCATCCGAGGAGCAGAGTGCGGAG GATTCCTACGAGGCCTCCCCGGGCTCCGAGACGCAGCgtaggcggcggcggcggcacaGGCACAGCCCCACCGGCCCGCCAGGCTTCCCCCGAGACGGCGACTATCGGGACCAGGACTATCGGACCGAGCaaggggaggaggatgaggaggaggaggatgaggaggaggaggagaaggccaGTAACATCGTCATGCTGAGGATGCTGCCACAGGCAGCCACTGAGGATGAC ATCCGTGGCCAGCTGCAGTCCCATGGCGTGCAAGCACGGGAGGTTCGGCTGATGCGGAACAAATCCTCAG GTCAGAGCCGGGGCTTCGCCTTCGTCGAGTTTAGTCACTTGCAGGACGCTACACGATGGATGGAAGCCAATCAG CACTCCCTCAGCATCCTGGGACAGAAGGTGTCCATGCACTACAGCGACCCCAAACCCAAGATCAATGAGGACTGGCTGTGCAATAAG TGTGGCGTCCAGAACTTCAAACGCCGAGAGAAGTGCTTCAAATGTGGCGTGCCCAAGTCAG AAGCAGAGCAGAAGCTGCCCCTCGGCACGAGGTTGGATCAGCAGACACTGCCACTGGGTGGCCGGGAGCTGAGCCAGGGCCTGCTTCCCCTGCCGCAGCCCTACCAGGCCCAGGGAGTCCTGGCCTCCCAATCCCTATCACAGGGCTCGGAGCCAAGCTCGGAGAACGCCAACGACA CCATCATTTTGCGCAACCTGAACCCACACAGCACCATGGATTCCATCCTCGGGGCCCTGGCACCCTATGCGGTGCTGTCTTCCTCCAATGTGCGCGTCATCAAGGACAAGCAGACCCAACTGAACCGCGGCTTCGCCTTCATCCAGCTCTCCACCATCGTG gAGGCAGCCCAGCTGCTGCAGATCCTGCAGGCCCTGCACCCACCACTCACCATCGACGGCAAGACCATCAATGTTGAGTTTGCCAAGGGTTCTAAGAG GGACATGGCCTCCAATGAAGGCAGTCGCATCAGTGCTGCCTCTGTGGCCAGCACTGCCATTGCTGCGGCCCAGTGGGCCATCTCACAG GCCTCCCAAGGTGGGGAGGGTGCCTGGGCCACCTCTGAGGAGCCGCCGGTCGACTACAGCTACTACCAACAGGACGAGTGTTATGGCAGCAGCCAGGGCACAGAGTCTTCCCTCTATGCCCATGGCTACCTTAAGGGCACCAAGGGCCCTGGCATCACTGGAACCAAAGGGGACCCCACTGGAGCAG GTCCCGAGGCCTCCCTAGAGCCTGGAGCTGACTCCCTGTCGCTACAAGCTTTTTCTCGAGCCCAGCCTGGTGCTGCCCCTGGCATCTACCAACAATCAGCCGAGGCAAGCAGCAGCCAGGGCACTGCTGCCAACAGCCAG TCGTATACCATCATGTCACCCGCCGTGCTCAAATCTGAGCTCCAGAGCCCCACTCATCCCAGCTCTGCTCTCCCACCGGCCACCAGCCCTACTGCCCAGGAATCCTACAGCCAGTACC CTGTTCCCGATGTCTCCACCTACCAGTACGATGAGACCTCTGGCTACTACTATGACCCCCAGACCGGCCTCTACTATGACCCCAACTCCCAG taTTACTATAATGCTCAGAGCCAGCAGTACCTGTACTGGGATGGGGAGAGGCGGACCTATGTTCCCGCCCTGGAGCAGTCGGCCGATGGGCATAAGGAGACAGGGGCACCCTCGAAGGAGGgcaaagagaagaaggagaagcacAAGACCAAGACAGCCCAACAG ATTGCCAAGGACATGGAACGGTGGGCACGCagtctcaacaaacaaaaagaaaacttcaaaaatagCTTCCAGCCTATCAGCTCCCTGCGAGATGACGAGAGGCGGGAGTCAGCCACTGCAGATGCCGGCTATGCCATCCTGGAGAAGAAG GGTGCACTAGCCGAGAGACAGCACACCAGCATGGATCTCCCGAAATTGGCCAGCGACGACCGCCCA AGCCCTCCGAGGGGGCTGGTGGCAGCCTACAGCGGGGAGAGTGACAGCGAGGAAGAGCAGGAGCGCGGGGGCCCTGAGCGGGAAGAGAAGCTCACTGACTGGCAGAAGCTGGCCTGTCTGCTTTGCCGACGCCAGTTCCCCAGCAAAGAGGCACTCATCCGGCACCAGCAGCTCTCGGGGCTCCATAAG CAAAACCTTGAGATTCACCGGCGAGCCCACTTGTCAGAAAATGAGCTAGAAGCACTAGAGAAGAATGACATGGAG CAAATGAAGTACCGGGACCGTGCAGCTGAACGCAGAGAGAAGTATGGCATCCCCGAGCCACCAGAGCCCAAGAGGAGAAAGTACGGTGGCATATCCACAGCTTCCGT AGACTTCGAGCAGCCTACTCGGGACGGGCTGGGCAGTGACAACATTGGCAGTCGCATGCTCCAGGCCATGGGCTGGAAAGAGGGCAGTGGCCTGGGCCGCAAGAAGCAGGGCATTGTAACGCCCATCGAG GCCCAAACACGGGTGCGGGGCTCTGGCCTGGGTGCCCGGGGCAGCTCCTACGGGGTCACCTCAACCGAGTCCTACAAGGAGACGCTGCACAAGACAATGGTGACCCGCTTCAACGAGGCCCAGTGA
- the RBM10 gene encoding RNA-binding protein 10 isoform X6 — MEYERRFLIRLDSTFEYGIRGGRGDRTGRYGATDRSQDDGENRSRDHDYRDMDYRSYPREYGSQEGKHDYDDSSEEQSAEDSYEASPGSETQRRRRRRHRHSPTGPPGFPRDGDYRDQDYRTEQGEEDEEEEDEEEEEKASNIVMLRMLPQAATEDDIRGQLQSHGVQAREVRLMRNKSSGQSRGFAFVEFSHLQDATRWMEANQHSLSILGQKVSMHYSDPKPKINEDWLCNKCGVQNFKRREKCFKCGVPKSEAEQKLPLGTRLDQQTLPLGGRELSQGLLPLPQPYQAQGVLASQSLSQGSEPSSENANDTIILRNLNPHSTMDSILGALAPYAVLSSSNVRVIKDKQTQLNRGFAFIQLSTIEAAQLLQILQALHPPLTIDGKTINVEFAKGSKRDMASNEGSRISAASVASTAIAAAQWAISQASQGGEGAWATSEEPPVDYSYYQQDECYGSSQGTESSLYAHGYLKGTKGPGITGTKGDPTGAGPEASLEPGADSLSLQAFSRAQPGAAPGIYQQSAEASSSQGTAANSQSYTIMSPAVLKSELQSPTHPSSALPPATSPTAQESYSQYPVPDVSTYQYDETSGYYYDPQTGLYYDPNSQYYYNAQSQQYLYWDGERRTYVPALEQSADGHKETGAPSKEGKEKKEKHKTKTAQQIAKDMERWARSLNKQKENFKNSFQPISSLRDDERRESATADAGYAILEKKGALAERQHTSMDLPKLASDDRPSPPRGLVAAYSGESDSEEEQERGGPEREEKLTDWQKLACLLCRRQFPSKEALIRHQQLSGLHKQNLEIHRRAHLSENELEALEKNDMEQMKYRDRAAERREKYGIPEPPEPKRRKYGGISTASVDFEQPTRDGLGSDNIGSRMLQAMGWKEGSGLGRKKQGIVTPIEAQTRVRGSGLGARGSSYGVTSTESYKETLHKTMVTRFNEAQ; from the exons AGGTGGTCGTGGTGACAGGACTGGCCGCTATGGAGCCACTGACCGCTCACAGGATGATGGGGAGAACCGCAGCCGAGACCACGACTACCGGGACATGGACTACCGTTCATATCCCCGAGAGTATGGCAGCCAGGAGGGCAAGCATGACTATGACGACTCATCCGAGGAGCAGAGTGCGGAG GATTCCTACGAGGCCTCCCCGGGCTCCGAGACGCAGCgtaggcggcggcggcggcacaGGCACAGCCCCACCGGCCCGCCAGGCTTCCCCCGAGACGGCGACTATCGGGACCAGGACTATCGGACCGAGCaaggggaggaggatgaggaggaggaggatgaggaggaggaggagaaggccaGTAACATCGTCATGCTGAGGATGCTGCCACAGGCAGCCACTGAGGATGAC ATCCGTGGCCAGCTGCAGTCCCATGGCGTGCAAGCACGGGAGGTTCGGCTGATGCGGAACAAATCCTCAG GTCAGAGCCGGGGCTTCGCCTTCGTCGAGTTTAGTCACTTGCAGGACGCTACACGATGGATGGAAGCCAATCAG CACTCCCTCAGCATCCTGGGACAGAAGGTGTCCATGCACTACAGCGACCCCAAACCCAAGATCAATGAGGACTGGCTGTGCAATAAG TGTGGCGTCCAGAACTTCAAACGCCGAGAGAAGTGCTTCAAATGTGGCGTGCCCAAGTCAG AAGCAGAGCAGAAGCTGCCCCTCGGCACGAGGTTGGATCAGCAGACACTGCCACTGGGTGGCCGGGAGCTGAGCCAGGGCCTGCTTCCCCTGCCGCAGCCCTACCAGGCCCAGGGAGTCCTGGCCTCCCAATCCCTATCACAGGGCTCGGAGCCAAGCTCGGAGAACGCCAACGACA CCATCATTTTGCGCAACCTGAACCCACACAGCACCATGGATTCCATCCTCGGGGCCCTGGCACCCTATGCGGTGCTGTCTTCCTCCAATGTGCGCGTCATCAAGGACAAGCAGACCCAACTGAACCGCGGCTTCGCCTTCATCCAGCTCTCCACCATC gAGGCAGCCCAGCTGCTGCAGATCCTGCAGGCCCTGCACCCACCACTCACCATCGACGGCAAGACCATCAATGTTGAGTTTGCCAAGGGTTCTAAGAG GGACATGGCCTCCAATGAAGGCAGTCGCATCAGTGCTGCCTCTGTGGCCAGCACTGCCATTGCTGCGGCCCAGTGGGCCATCTCACAG GCCTCCCAAGGTGGGGAGGGTGCCTGGGCCACCTCTGAGGAGCCGCCGGTCGACTACAGCTACTACCAACAGGACGAGTGTTATGGCAGCAGCCAGGGCACAGAGTCTTCCCTCTATGCCCATGGCTACCTTAAGGGCACCAAGGGCCCTGGCATCACTGGAACCAAAGGGGACCCCACTGGAGCAG GTCCCGAGGCCTCCCTAGAGCCTGGAGCTGACTCCCTGTCGCTACAAGCTTTTTCTCGAGCCCAGCCTGGTGCTGCCCCTGGCATCTACCAACAATCAGCCGAGGCAAGCAGCAGCCAGGGCACTGCTGCCAACAGCCAG TCGTATACCATCATGTCACCCGCCGTGCTCAAATCTGAGCTCCAGAGCCCCACTCATCCCAGCTCTGCTCTCCCACCGGCCACCAGCCCTACTGCCCAGGAATCCTACAGCCAGTACC CTGTTCCCGATGTCTCCACCTACCAGTACGATGAGACCTCTGGCTACTACTATGACCCCCAGACCGGCCTCTACTATGACCCCAACTCCCAG taTTACTATAATGCTCAGAGCCAGCAGTACCTGTACTGGGATGGGGAGAGGCGGACCTATGTTCCCGCCCTGGAGCAGTCGGCCGATGGGCATAAGGAGACAGGGGCACCCTCGAAGGAGGgcaaagagaagaaggagaagcacAAGACCAAGACAGCCCAACAG ATTGCCAAGGACATGGAACGGTGGGCACGCagtctcaacaaacaaaaagaaaacttcaaaaatagCTTCCAGCCTATCAGCTCCCTGCGAGATGACGAGAGGCGGGAGTCAGCCACTGCAGATGCCGGCTATGCCATCCTGGAGAAGAAG GGTGCACTAGCCGAGAGACAGCACACCAGCATGGATCTCCCGAAATTGGCCAGCGACGACCGCCCA AGCCCTCCGAGGGGGCTGGTGGCAGCCTACAGCGGGGAGAGTGACAGCGAGGAAGAGCAGGAGCGCGGGGGCCCTGAGCGGGAAGAGAAGCTCACTGACTGGCAGAAGCTGGCCTGTCTGCTTTGCCGACGCCAGTTCCCCAGCAAAGAGGCACTCATCCGGCACCAGCAGCTCTCGGGGCTCCATAAG CAAAACCTTGAGATTCACCGGCGAGCCCACTTGTCAGAAAATGAGCTAGAAGCACTAGAGAAGAATGACATGGAG CAAATGAAGTACCGGGACCGTGCAGCTGAACGCAGAGAGAAGTATGGCATCCCCGAGCCACCAGAGCCCAAGAGGAGAAAGTACGGTGGCATATCCACAGCTTCCGT AGACTTCGAGCAGCCTACTCGGGACGGGCTGGGCAGTGACAACATTGGCAGTCGCATGCTCCAGGCCATGGGCTGGAAAGAGGGCAGTGGCCTGGGCCGCAAGAAGCAGGGCATTGTAACGCCCATCGAG GCCCAAACACGGGTGCGGGGCTCTGGCCTGGGTGCCCGGGGCAGCTCCTACGGGGTCACCTCAACCGAGTCCTACAAGGAGACGCTGCACAAGACAATGGTGACCCGCTTCAACGAGGCCCAGTGA